TCAAGTttgattcttaattaaattcaaatttcaaagaagaaaatgaatttgtttaaaacttaatttttcatatgcagTGAGACTCTTGTactataaatattaaaggacaTTACAAAAAACTGAGGGGAGGACATTACAAAGAAGCAGAATAAAGCACATTATGCGGAAAAAACCTAGAACATCATTATGTGCAACcaacccataaaaaaatcaatagaaaaaaagcTTGGTGTTTCCTTCCAGTCATCGCCCCTCACCCCCATCCTTTAAGATTGGGTCAcacgtatgttttttttttttttttttggttgtcaAAAGACACCCTTGTTTTCTACTCCCCCACATAATATGCAATTGACAAAACTCAACCAGCAAAAGCATTGTCCTTGTCCTTGAATAATtcacgcatgcatgcaacaataacaatgtaattaatttatcaaaacaaggaaataagaaaaacttACCCGGGCATGGCTATTGCTGGAGGTAAGGCTGAGGGAGACGGTCAGGTGTTGCTCATGGTTGTCAATCTAACATGTTGTTCAAGGTAGGGACAGGGTGCTAGCGCAAAGAAGATCTTCCAAATGTTGCTTCAATGAAAGCTAGAAGAATATTCGGCTGTCATGCTGCTGTTGCTATTTGATGCTCTTGGAGGAAGGATATGATTGCTGCTACTATTGCATTATGATATTGGTGTTGCTTGAAGTGTTGGACCAAAAAAAAGAGGTTGTTGTTGTAGCTAAGTTCTGAGGAAAGCTCTTCACTGTTTCAAAACTGCTTGTGGTTGTAGCTATAAGGTCTTCAAGTGTTGCTTCTCCATTGTTGTTGGTAGTCGGTTAAGGAAGAAGGAGAGTTACTAATAGGGGAAGGAGATAATGTGTGGTTGGTTCGAGGGATCGACCACAGAAAAGAAAGTGTGGGGCAATTTGTGcgtgtttcttttaatttccccACGGTTGAGAGTTGATGGGGGGAAGCTTGGTCACTAGTTTCCTTTGCTGATGGCTGGTAACtgcgagagaaaaaaaatggatgaagggAGGCTTGGTCATTAGTTTCCTTTACTGGTGGCCAGTGATTGGAAGAGAAAAGGATAAGCTCTagtcttcttttgttttttcctaatGATGAGGGGTTGTAACTTGTAAGGAGAGGGGGATTTGGTGCTTATTGGTTATGGTGATTTCCAGTTAAGGAAAAACGGTGAAGATGAGGGAGAGTGGTggcattgtaaaaaaaattaggtttttgttttttttatatatatttgtgtgctCTCTTAGGTTTTTTTAGTAATGGCCTCTCCAAAATCTTTGATTTGTCCGCCTTTTTTATATGCATTAAGATCTggatttataatataaaagtcTCACAACATATaggaaataaaattctaaataaactcATTCTCttattgaaatttgaatttgattaagaatcaaatttgaaaaagtaTAACTATCATTATCTTAATGATAAGGAGAAAATGACAAAAGCACATTGTAGTCCCTAGTTTTTTCacaagttgacaaatcacacttttaattaaaatcaatccctgatctttgaatttcaaattttaacccctttaaaattaaattaaaagcaaatgggtcaaaattgggttataacaagGGTTATAAAGGCAATAATTTCTCATCATCATCGTTGGATGAATAACCTTTCATGACACCATAAATCTCTAGAAATTTGCTCCATTACGGCATTAAATGCATCTCAAGTTATTTACATTCGATCCCAGTGCTCTGGGCCATAGTTGAAGAACATTGCTATTTTGTTTCCTATAAGATTCTTTTTCAATAAGGACAAGTTATTTGGCTACGAGAATCCCAACAATCTTATTTGGGATAACCTATCTCATGAAGGAGGTAAAAAGTTTCATTAAAGATGACAACCTTTCAAATCTTTACATATTCAATATATTTAGGATAACTTATCTTTACCTATCTCATTAAAGACTTGGGGAAGCTATTGatgaatcaatatatttttaaaatttatattttagccGAAGTTCATTTTTAAAAAGGCCAAAGACATGGTGATAATTTAAGTACACATATGAGTCTGGCAAGCTGTTAGATCCAACATAATTGGGCTCAACTATACGCTAAGCCCAAGTACATATGGGTTAAGTAAGCTGCTAGACCCATCGTTCTTGGATTCAGATATATATTAAGCCTAAATAGGTATTCACTCGACGATCATTATAAGTCCTATGTTGGGCTACGATGCTTCATTTGTGTTATTGTTAtgaattttaacataaaatattaatgttaaaaatactcATATCTCTACATGCATAGGTGTTTAAAAGTTTTCTAAGAGctagttgtatttttataaacattaaTATTGCATAAGAAATATCTATATCTTATTAATGTTGTGTAAGGGATATTTATGCCTTATTAATACTATAAAGAGAAAATGACTATTTAACCCTTCCATTCTAGCAACATGACAAAGTTTAAGGGCTCTAAATACTTCAGAACTATCTAGATAAATGGTTTATAATCTGttctttcttattatttttagtatatatatttttttaaagtttatcttttaaagaaaatcttttACAAGTTATCAATTATTAGTCACTTTGGCTTACTAGATTCCAGTACTAAcactttaactaaaaaatttaagttaaattattataactaaaaaattaactaattatctaactcataaatattatttataaactaCTTAGATATTTTATACATCATGATAAATATTTATGTGATAGCCAACTATTCGCTTCTAGAAGCAACAAGACCGAAGAAGCTACAGAATgttatgataaaaaacaaagaaaaactcgCTTCTATTCAGCAAGGATATTTCagtcatttaaaaaatcttccCACCGGTTTAGGGTTCGTTAGATGATAGCATCGATTCGTGGTCATTAATTCTCAACTATTTCAATACCGTCGCTCTGTTTTCGGAATCCGATTTCAATTATCATTTCTGTGATGCTGTTAAGCGGCGATTTTCAATAAGAATTGAGAATCTGTGTTCTTTTTCGGGTTTCTTTTGGagaattatatttttgctagaCTTCAATGATTTCTGTTGGTAATTTTGGTGAGCaagtgaaattgaataaaaattgagCTAGAAAAACTTGGTTTGTGTGTGAATTAtggaaatttgatattttttgtatatataatttttttctgatcAGATCAATAGCACGCTTGTTCAATTAGTTAAGATATGCATGGAAATTCCGTTTCCTATGCTTTGAGCTTAAAAAATGTTAGGAGTAACTGTACATGTCATGGACGAGGATTGTTTGATTTctagaatcattttttttttttgcgggttTTGATTGTGTTGTCTGTTGATGGTTTAATTTCTCTCTCCtggttttttgatttattttgcatTTGCTTATATGACGTACTGGTAATTGATAGGTGTGTCTGAGGAGTTTATTTGTTGGCACGCTTGATGGGTGCACCGAAACAGAAATGGAcagcagaagaagaagcagcGCTAAAAGCTGGAGTTATTAAGCATGGAGCTGGAAAATGGCGCACGATTCTTAAAGATCCAGAATTTAGTGGTGTTTTGTATCTGCGTTCGAATGTGGATCTTAAGGTTAGCTTGCTTGAGCATTTCTCTTAAAGGAGGGCGTCCATGTTTGTAGAATTTGCTGCAAGCTTTAGATGTTCCGCTATTTGATTGATCAATTTAGTGAATTTGTGGGATCAGAAGTTTGTCTTATGTTTTTATGATGCAATTCAGGGTcatatatatttgtttggtGTTTTGTGTGGGTAGGACAAATGGAGAAACATAAGTGTAATGGTAAATGGCTATGGATCAAGAGAGAAGCCTAAGTTAGCACCAAAGATGGTGCACCATGTCCTAAGacaggatgagaaccctatggCTGTTGGTCAAACCGATGAAGATATTTCAGATGCCAAGCCTCTCGCAGTTAGCAGTGGTGCATTGCTGGTTGCCAATCCAAAGAGAACTACTGTAAGGTTGGACATTTTTTTAtcagcaaaaaaagaaaaagaaaaaaagaagaaaccaaGCACTTATCACTGAATTCGTGCATTCTCTTGTATTCACACGCCACCCATTAGCTATCATTCTTGTGTCACATTTTATTAGCTTCTTTTAACTGTTTGTTTAGTGTGTTTGAgacttcagattttttttcctgttataatttcattatctgACCTTGAAGAATTTTTAGTGCATGTGGCCATTGGATGGTTTTATGAATCACAACCAGTAACTGTTAGATATTATTCACCTTTTTTATGACTTTTGATAAACAGTAGCCATTGTTGCAGGCTGGATAATCTTATAATGGAGGCAATAACTAGCTTGAAGGAGCCTGGGGGCTCACATAAGACAGCAATTGCTTCATACATAGAGGTACTCTTCCATTTGTAAATGCTGTAGTAGATCCAACTTAAAAGTAGCATGAGCCTTTATTAATGCAACTGCTAATTTAAGAATTGGACACAAAATCTGCAAATCTAAGTTTTAAAACAGGCAATACAAAAATGGCAAAACCACTATTGCTTCAACAATTTAGACAGAAGGTTgaggtgcttttttttttttttttttttttattgttcaatcaTTTCAGAGTTGAATTTTGTTCAAATTTGATTGAACCACATGACTGGATGGTTTTCAGATAATTCTCTGTTATTTATCTTATACAGAGATAAACAATTATTGGTTATTTTAAGAAGGTTCTATCATATAGCTTGTCTGAAGCCAAACAATATCAAGGGTCCTACTTTAACTTTTCTGCTTCAaggaatttatatatatcactgttttataataattttagagCAATTTACACCAGATTGCCCTTGCCCGACTTGctaatgcaataaaaataaatttaaaacctacTGCCCTTTTATATTGCAATAACTCACTCATCACGACTAATAATATGGTGAGCCAAAAAATTCCAGCCAGGATGATATCCAGGACAGGtgctaataacaattttttgggcaatgtaatatttttgttgacattttctGCTGTTGTCATTCCCTTTTTATGGCCATATCATGTTGAAGGAATCATTCTGCAGCAAATATTGtgtcttttatataatttcacgttaagaagtttatttttttaattagcttaCCTTCCTGTCTTATTTTTTAGGAACAGTATTGGCCACCAAATGACTTTAAGAGGATATTATCAGCGAAATTGAAGTATTTGGCAGCTAATGGTAAACTGATTAAGGTAATTATGTTCCAAGATTGTGGTGTAATGGTAACTTATTCGACACTAGTAATTGCTATGCTTGCAATTAAATGGCGTAGAATATTAAATGCTGTTAATTCAAATGTTTcctgtataattttatttgttacgAGTAATGCTATTTTTTGGATCAGAATTGAACATTTAGTGATGCATTTAGACACATGGATTATGACCGACTATTGTTGATAACCAGCTGGACACATTAGGTGATGTTAGAGATCTAGAGGTTTGCTTTTGTTAGTTGCTAGTTATTTATTACGCTCAGTAATTTCCTGAAGGCTGGGGTATAAGGAAGTCAGTGAGAGGATGTGTATCATCCACAAAATTATACATTGTCTTTCTTCAATTATGTTTTCATCGCCCATTAGAATTCGAGTCTGAAAACGATTTTAAGCTGAGTTGAATGTCTAGTTTGGGTAAATCCTGCTTCAGCTAGAAAAAGAAATACACTGTCACCATGTTGGTGTACTTTCTCGTTAATTGTACTTTGATTGTCTTAATGTTGGATCTCATCCAGCTGCTTTGTATTTTTGCAGGTTAAACGGAAGTATAGAATTGCACCTACTTCAGTGTTTGCTGAGAGAAGAAGGGTTTCTCCCTTACTATTGGAAGGAAGACAGAGGATCTCTCCTAAAATTGAAAGGGATGGTTTCAATATGTTTACAATGTCTCAGATTGATTTGGATCTGGGCAGGATGAGGACTCTGACTGCAGAACAGGCTGCTGAGGTAGCAGCTCGAGCAGTTGCGGAGGCAGAAGCTGCCATAGCAGTAGCTGAAGAGGCAACAAGGGAGGCTGAGACAGCAGAAGCTGACGCAGAGGCAGCACAAGCATTTGCTGAAACAGCTAGGAAGACACTGAAAGGAAGGACCACCCCCAAGATGGTAGACTTTATCACTGCATCTTTTCtgaatgatttgttttgaaatgtCTGAGAAGCCAGCCCTTTATAAGTGGTTCTGTAACAAAATAATTAGctgatttgcttttgaaatttaaagtaaaaaaaaaaaattacacgtATTAGTCACTTCCAGAATTGTTTTTAGAATTGCTTATTACTTGACTGGCTGGTTTGCATGGATCTACTCTGGGCAATCCATCAGTGTAATGATGCATTATTAATTCTCCGTGCTTTTTTTGCAGCTAAATGCTTCAGTGCATCTTTAagaatttacctttttttttttttttattattatattctgaATGAAGTTGCTCTGCAAATATGTGCAGACGATTCGATCTTGATGGAAATCTTTGAAAAGGTCAACGGAGAGCTTGATGGACACTGAGATCCACACTTGTCTGCTGATACTGTTTTCTGTAAATATTTAAAGGCTGATTTGGAGGATCTATGCTGCTTCGACCTTTACTGGATCCTGGTGGTTTGTTAGATTGCAAAGGCAGCTCACTCTGGGGAAAATTTTGAATCAGaatttgtcaatttcatttCCTCAGTTTCTACTTTTTTGTCAATATCTACTACCAGTAGGATTGTTGAAAAATACATAACAGGAGCATTTACAGTGTATGAAAATGAGGCATTGGGATTTGGACCGGGAGAGATTGTTTTTTACTTCAGTCCTCTCCATGCTTGTATTAAATTGATCA
This genomic interval from Populus alba chromosome 1, ASM523922v2, whole genome shotgun sequence contains the following:
- the LOC118055374 gene encoding telomere repeat-binding factor 1 isoform X1, translating into MGAPKQKWTAEEEAALKAGVIKHGAGKWRTILKDPEFSGVLYLRSNVDLKDKWRNISVMVNGYGSREKPKLAPKMVHHVLRQDENPMAVGQTDEDISDAKPLAVSSGALLVANPKRTTVRLDNLIMEAITSLKEPGGSHKTAIASYIEEQYWPPNDFKRILSAKLKYLAANGKLIKVKRKYRIAPTSVFAERRRVSPLLLEGRQRISPKIERDGFNMFTMSQIDLDLGRMRTLTAEQAAEVAARAVAEAEAAIAVAEEATREAETAEADAEAAQAFAETARKTLKGRTTPKMVDFITASFLNDLF
- the LOC118055374 gene encoding telomere repeat-binding factor 1 isoform X2, which translates into the protein MGAPKQKWTAEEEAALKAGVIKHGAGKWRTILKDPEFSGVLYLRSNVDLKDKWRNISVMVNGYGSREKPKLAPKMVHHVLRQDENPMAVGQTDEDISDAKPLAVSSGALLVANPKRTTVRLDNLIMEAITSLKEPGGSHKTAIASYIEEQYWPPNDFKRILSAKLKYLAANGKLIKVKRKYRIAPTSVFAERRRVSPLLLEGRQRISPKIERDGFNMFTMSQIDLDLGRMRTLTAEQAAEVAARAVAEAEAAIAVAEEATREAETAEADAEAAQAFAETARKTLKGRTTPKMTIRS